From Arctopsyche grandis isolate Sample6627 chromosome 12, ASM5162203v2, whole genome shotgun sequence, one genomic window encodes:
- the LOC143920158 gene encoding uncharacterized protein LOC143920158: MLTLVIFFILTVTIYLYITWNNNYWAKKKVPFDEPTFFLGSIKETLNGSKHFGVLYMDLYNKFKNVPYFGYFKLRDPALIVRDPELIKDILIKDYASFSSNDFQVDPEIDPIWGANIFSQVGDTWKKNRSAWSAALTATKIKAMYDVLNTKSDIMIDYIRKQTKNHPDVPIETRELVSKFFVDSILSSIVGLEFNSFTATNNPYRKVTQELFVSTYWDSMVTFSFMFFPGLAKIFGLRFVPKRIQNDLLVMAQEIIANRQKHGYQKLNPFDAILTHSEYVSRGGVSEMEVAGILFSFLLDGTETSAGVLAYLLYELGKNLDIQKRLRKEIDEAFESDNGNITFEKLNNLPYINMVLSETMRLYPPALSMQRLCTKPYSLAPIEKNDDPIKIPLGMPVIIPIYALHMDPKYYPEPKNFNPERFSEENKGNIPKYSYLPFGEGPRICIGFRLALNQTKIGLFHLLRNFEIRLAPQMQGKELSIDPNIFVMKAIGDLWSSTRHQVDIKVTENMWIFVSIIVILLLTLYVFITRNNNYWKERKVPYEQPKFFFGNFKDVFNGSKHFGMLYVDLYKQFKNAAYVGLYKLWTPAIMIRDPDLIRTVLVKDFQNFASNDFQMNPDVDPIMSKNIFNQTGEEWKKNRSAWTASMTSNKIKNAFEKTDDKCKIMIEHIKNHIKENPNEPLESRELSSKFFTDALVSSVFGLEMNSFVEKDNRYRNIITSFFQPNFWESFLLLVITIAPVFGKILRLRIVPKRVENSLIRIAKEVFDSRKLSGFQKTNSFDSILLHGGTKDNASLTDLDIGALVFGFLLDGTETSAGVSGFMLYSIAANPHIQKKLRNEIDQAAEANDGRLDYETIHKLSYLDLIMSETLRMYPPGLSIQRLCTKSYVLPPAVSNGEPYEVQVGTSVVVPIYALHMDPKNFPEPEKFDPERFNDENKNNIKKFTYIPFGEGPRVCIGARLAYNQTKIGIANIIKNFEIRLSPQMEGKPILIDPNVFILRAVGDLWLTFHNRADA; this comes from the exons ATGCTTactttggtgattttttttattttgacggTAACCATATATCTGTATATTACATGGAATAATAATTATTGGGCTAAAAAGAAAGTGCCTTTTGATGAACCGACCTTTTTCTTGGGGAGTATCAAGGAAACCTTAAATGGTTCGAAACACTTTGGCGTGCTATACATGGATTTATACAA caaattcaaaaatgtccCTTACTTTGGATATTTTAAACTTCGTGATCCAGCTCTGATAGTTCGAGATCCGGAATTGATTAAAGATATATTAATTAAGGACTACGCATCATTCTCCAGTAATGACtttcaa GTAGATCCAGAAATAGATCCAATTTGGGGAGCCAACATTTTCTCTCAGGTTGGTGATACTTGGAAGAAAAATCGCAGCGCTTGGTCAGCCGCTCTGACGGCCACTAAAATTAAAGCAATGTATGATGTCTTGAATACTAAATCTGATATAATGATCGATTATATCAGAAAGCAAACCAAAAATCATCCCGATGTCCCGATAGAAACGAGAGAG TTGGTATCAAAGTTTTTCGTTGACTCTATATTATCATCTATAGTTGGTTTGGAATTTAATTCTTTCACGGCGACAAACAATCCTTACAGAAAAGTAACTCAAGAACTTTTTGTTTCTACGTATTGGGATTCAATGGTAACTTTCTCCTTCATGTTTTTTCCTGGACTGGCCAAAATTTTCGGGCTTAg ATTTGTGCCGAAGCGTATCCAAAATGACTTATTAGTGATGGCACAGGAAATCATTGCAAACCGGCAAAAGCATGGTTACCAAAAATTAAACCCTTTCGATGCAATTTTAACGCACAGTGAATACGTCAGTAGGGGAGGAG TATCTGAAATGGAAGTTGCCGGTATTCTGTTCAGTTTCTTATTGGATGGCACAGAGACATCTGCAGGAGTTTTAGCATATTTATTATACgag CTGGGAAAAAATTTAGACATACAAAAAAGATTGAGAAAAGAAATAGACGAAGCATTCGAATCTGATAACGGAAATATTACCTTTGAGAAACTGAACAATTTGCCGTACATAAATATGGTGCTTTCTG aaacaaTGCGTTTGTATCCACCGGCCCTGTCAATGCAACGTCTTTGCACGAAACCCTACAGTCTTGctccaattgaaaaaaatgatgatcccATCAAGATTCCACTGGGTATGCCAGTTATAATTCCGATATATGCCCTCCATATGGACCCTAAGTATTATCCTGAGCCGAAAAACTTTAACCCAGAACGTTTCAGCGAGGAGAACAAAGGAAACATTCCCAAGTATTCCTATCTACCATTCGGCGAAGGTCCTAGGATTTGCATAG gATTTCGTTTGGCGTTAAATCAGACAAAGATTGGATTATTTCACTTATTGAGAAACTTCGAAATCAGGCTGGCTCCACAAATGCAAGGCAAAGAGTTAAGCATCGATCCTAACATATTTGTGATGAAGGCTATCGGTGATCTGTGG TCAAGCACAAGACATCAAGTGGATATAAAGGTCACAGAGAACATGTGGATCTTTGTGTcgattattgtaattttattgctaACTCTATACGTCTTTATAACTCGGAACAATAACTACTGGAAAGAGAGAAAGGTGCCTTATGAGCAACCCAAATTTTTCTTTGGAAACTTCAAAGATGTTTTCAATGGATCTAAACACTTTGGTATGCTATACGTTGATTTGTATAA ACAATTCAAGAACGCTGCTTATGTGGGTTTGTACAAGCTATGGACGCCAGCTATCATGATTAGAGATCCAGATCTAATTAGAACGGTTCTTGTAAAAGATTTCCAAAATTTTGCCAgtaatgattttcaa ATGAATCCGGACGTTGACCCTATAATGTCAAAAAACATATTCAATCAAACTGGAGAAGAATGGAAAAAGAACAGAAGTGCTTGGACGGCCAGTATGACTTCGAACAAGATCAAGAATGCATTCGAAAAAACTGATGataaatgcaaaataatgaTTGAGCATATTAAAAATCACATCAAAGAAAATCCAAATGAACCACTAGAGTCTAGAGAG TTATCATCGAAATTCTTTACTGATGCTTTGGTATCGTCTGTATTTGGCTTGGAGATGAACTCTTTCGTAGAAAAAGACAATCGATATAGAAATATAATTACATCGTTCTTTCAACCAAATTTTTGGGAAAGTTTCCTGCTGTTGGTAATTACAATTGCGCCTGTCTTTGGAAAGATACTTAGACTcag AATAGTGCCAAAACGCGTTGAAAATTCCCTGATTCGGATTGCTAAAGAAGTATTTGATAGTCGGAAATTATCTGGCTTTCAAAAGACCAACTCTTTTGATTCTATACTTCTGCATGGTGGTACTAAAGACAATGCAT CTTTAACTGATCTAGATATTGGGGCTTTAGTATTTGGATTTTTATTGGATGGTACAGAAACATCAGCTGGAGTTTCCGGATTTATGTTGTATTCA atagcaGCAAATCCTCACATCCAAAAGAAATTGCGAAATGAAATAGATCAAGCTGCTGAAGCAAATGATGGAAGATTGGATTATGAAACAATTCATAAACTATCATATTTAGATTTGATAATGAGCG aGACGCTAAGAATGTATCCCCCCGGATTGTCAATACAAAGGCTTTGTACAAAATCATATGTACTACCTCCTGCTGTTTCGAATGGTGAGCCTTATGAAGTTCAGGTTGGAACATCTGTCGTAGTTCCAATATATGCTTTGCATATGGATCCAAAAAATTTTCCGGAACCGGAAAAGTTTGATCCGGAAAGATTCaacgatgaaaataaaaataatataaaaaaattcacttaCATACCGTTTGGAGAGGGCCCCAGAGTTTGTATag gtGCACGTCTTGCTTACAATCAAACAAAAATTGGTATAGCaaatatcataaaaaacttTGAGATTCGATTATCTCCCCAAATGGAAGGAAAGCCTATACTAATTGATCCAAACGTATTCATTTTGAGGGCAGTTGGAGATTTGTGGTTAACATTCCACAATAGAGCTGATGcttaa
- the LOC143919954 gene encoding uncharacterized protein LOC143919954: protein MIFQFVIVIVLATSVLTCTQHDDCITRPPQVETFPVSEDKISEFCREYHEYNKCVVSWADRCISGIERIQFDVLTDKSMKFLKTLCTNDTFKNDYLNEKETFEKIADQWKKCQNTYAMTVADTQKDPAVNKTINEICCAKDEFHSCIDSLCNNECSKDGKSLYNSVIQMMREASEVLNCENNPSYKSTCKSSASYATISITLLSLVMLLQIFSK, encoded by the exons atgatttttcaatttgtcaTAGTGATTGTATTAGCAA CATCAGTTTTAACATGCACACAGCATGATGACTGCATCACACGTCCACCCCAAGTGGAAACTTTTCCCGTCTCCGAAGATAAAATTTCAGAGTTTTGCAG agAGTACCACGAATATAATAAGTGCGTAGTTTCGTGGGCAGATCGGTGTATTTCTGGAATTGAACGAATACAGTTTGACGTGCTGACGGATAAGtcaatgaaatttttgaaaacgtTGTGCACAAACGATACATTTAAAAATG aTTATCTGAACGAGAAGGAAACATTTGAAAAGATAGCAGATCAATGGAAGAAATGCCAAAATACTTATGCAATGACAGTTGCGGACACGCAAAAAGATCCCGCCGTGAATAAAACCATCAATGAAATTTGCTG CGCTAAGGATGAGTTTCACAGCTGCATCGACTCGTTGTGCAATAACGAATGTTCCAAAGACGGAAAATCATTATACAACAGCGTTATACAAATGATGAGAGAGGCGTCCGAAGTTCTCAATTGCGAAAACAATCCCTCGTACAAATCAACCTGCAAAAGTTCTGCATCATACGCCACAATCAGCATAACTCTCCTGTCGCTTGTGATGCTTCTTCAGATATTTTCCAAATAA
- the LOC143919942 gene encoding tRNA (uracil-5-)-methyltransferase homolog A has protein sequence MVDFLVATTTANACLTVDVQPRVFVMTTPDDKPAVMDEFSYLETGGFSSERFKIEVNNLPKFYGISEFRKLLTSKLKLNPVKVKPPHKKSKYLFVCFPNEDEKTKAISLLDGYQWKGSKLVCKTALPTPDPLVKKRKSEAADSENSAKKIDTRSQEEKLKDSSIPYWNIKYDKQVEMKQKSMRDVLLKLGNELWIMNKDLRDLISKKRKIHDGLICEFGPIKTAPKIEEYRNKCEFTIGFDIETNLPTVGFRLGSYVSGFTGVAPVDNLCHIPKEMKKAVLLFQEFVRSSELKAYSPEDHSGFWKQLTVRQSVHNNDLMLIISLCSQDLSEEVISDLNKSLVEYLTNDNVKEHGIKSIYFLRLPKRTGFGVPTPNVEHLFGETHIFDYIHGLKFRISPQSFFQVNTGAAEILYQSAIDLSDSQNNSTVIDICCGTGTIGLCFSKHCDQVLGLEMVSEAVDDARSNATFNECKNAEFFCGKAEDILSSVVARAKNEDVIAIVDPPRSGLHMRAVVQLRRIQNIKRVVYISCNPAAAMKNFVDLGRASSKTMHGDPFFLTKAIAVDMFPFTKHTEMVLLFERLEEDEPTVTPSESSSITTENVDVEPKNVPSNCE, from the exons ATGGTCGACTTCTTAGTTGCTACGACAACTGCCAACGCGTGTTTGACAGTTGATGTTCAGCCTCGTGTTTTTGTGATGACTACGCCTGATGATAAGCCGGCTGTTATGGACGAGTTTTCTTATTTAGAAACTGGCGGATTCTCATCAGAACGTTTCAAAATAGAAGTGAATAACCTTCCAAAGTTCTACGGAATCAGC GAATTTAGGAAACTTTTGACTTCAAAATTGAAGTTAAATCCAGTGAAAGTAAAACCTCcacataaaaaaagtaaatacctATTCGTCTGCTTTCCGAACGAAGACGAAAAAACCAAAGCAATATCCCTCCTCGATGGTTATCAATGGAAAGGCAGTAAACTCGTCTGCAAG acTGCTCTTCCGACGCCAGATCCTCTGGTAAAGAAGAGAAAATCAGAAGCGGCAGATAGTGAAAATTCTGCTAAGAAAATTGACACCAGATCGCaagaagaaaaattgaaagatAGTTCAATTCCTTATTGGAATATAAAATACGACAAGCAG gtggaaatgaaacaaaaatcgATGAGAGATGTTCTTCTTAAATTAGGCAACGAGCTTTGGATTATGAATAAAGATCTTAGAGatttgatttcaaaaaaaaggaaaatacacGACGGCCTTATATGCGAGTTCGGACCAATTAAGACTGCTCCAAAAATAGAAGAGTATAGAAATAAGTGTGAATTTACAATCGGATTTGATATTGAAACCAATTTACCAACTGTCGGCTTTAGATTAGGAAGTTATGTGAGCGGATTCACCGGCGTTGCTCCCGTAGATAATTTGTGCCATATTCCCAAAGAGATGAAAAAAGCTGTTTTG ttGTTTCAAGAATTCGTCCGTTCGAGTGAATTGAAAGCTTATTCACCAGAAGATCACAGTGGATTTTGGAAGCAGCTCACCGTCAGACAATCGGTGCATAATAACGATTTAATGTTGATCATATCGTTATGTTCCCAA GATCTTTCTGAAGAAGTTATAAGCGATTTGAATAAATCGTTAGTGGAATACCTAACCAATGATAATGTCAAAGAACACGGCATAAAATCCATATACTTTTTGAGACTACCAAAACG TACGGGATTTGGTGTGCCAACTCCCAACGTAGAACATCTTTTTGGTGAGACGCATATCTTCGACTATATACACGGACTTAAGTTTAGAATATCGCCACAGTCTTTCTTCCAG GTAAATACAGGAGCAGCGGAAATTTTATACCAAAGTGCCATTGATTTATCAGATTCCCAAAACAATTCTACCGTCATTGATATATGTTGTGGAACCGGTACTATTGGACTGTGTTTTTCCAAG CATTGCGATCAAGTATTAGGATTGGAGATGGTTTCAGAAGCCGTAGACGACGCTAGATCGAATGCCACATTCAACGAGTGCAAGAATGCTGAGTTTTTCTGCGGCAAAGCTGAAGATATTCTGTCTTCGGTTGTTGCTAGAGCGAAAAACGAAGATGTTATCGCCATAGTAGATCCACCCAGATCAGGCTTGC atatGCGTGCCGTGGTGCAATTACGTCgcatacaaaatatcaaaagGGTTGTGTATATATCGTGCAATCCAGCAGCAGCGATGAAGAACTTTGTCGACTTGGGTAGGGCCAGCTCTAAGACAATGCACGGTGATCCGTTCTTTCTCACGAAAGCGATAGCCGTCGACATGTTTCCCTTTACAAAGCATACCGAAATGGTTCTATTGTTTGAAAGACTCGAG GAGGACGAGCCGACGGTCACACCCTCTGAGAGTTCGTCGATTACGACTGAAAATGTCGACGTCGAGCCTAAAAATGTACCTTCAAATTGTGAATAA